A genomic window from Papaver somniferum cultivar HN1 unplaced genomic scaffold, ASM357369v1 unplaced-scaffold_15, whole genome shotgun sequence includes:
- the LOC113335767 gene encoding uncharacterized protein LOC113335767 isoform X3, which yields MERNLRSQGRKVMSKKYVLDGYKQLYYAACDGDWEKASKFFKNNPQAIREVITEELETPLHIAISKNHLVFIEEIIRLMPPEVMEFKKRNSEFTALHLAIKYGNLKAAEMMVKMNQKLTQIRNSDGRVPLAYALAYTTGAQKEIVEYLYSVTNDEDPSPFLGHDGASLLCDAINQEFYDIASSLVHRFPALVSTKSKRSKHYGLEILVGKPSTFLSGAKLTWWQRCIYSLIQVDMDAAHGYDSQIDDKNTCGIDERNERENGKCSESTESDEENPSQSIRANIEDAGNPSKSPEGIIGDEDHLSVGYEVPLSTSKDPSIIQSISILSMPYLMRVPQIKQLYNQKLMHQQALALVQNMLGQLGETMNKKEIAEFFDSSTAIKVAIKHGSMEFIEATLEKLDYLIGQEMGGLTMMQMAAQERDDTIFNYLSETADIMGGKMSLYSKDDKSYNTLLHYAAKLAPLAKLNLFSGAALQMQRELQWFKGVESILLKKKRFSPNIDGDTAQSIFTEEHKDLVVKGEKWMKDTSGSCMVVATLIATVAFAAAFTIPGGNISDSNSSKNGTPVFLGTISFIVFVVADALALFSSITSVLMFLALYTSRYAEEEFLTSLPRKLVIGLGTLFISMATILVAFSAALSIALEDRCVWAPIPMALFSCVPVLLFVLLQLPLFVEIVRSAYWGSLFSEHRYVLPRVTQYNGIKKDS from the exons ATGGAGCGGAATCTTCGATCTC AGGGTCGTAAGGTGATGAGTAAAAAGTATGTTTTGGATGGATACAAGCAGCTGTACTATGCAGCATGTGATGGTGACTGGGAAAAAGCTAGTAAGTTTTTCAAAAACAATCCACAAGCGATTCGAGAAGTGATCACAGAAGAACTAGAAACACCACTGCATATAGCTATAAGCAAGAATCACTTGGTGTTTATAGAGGAGATTATCAGACTCATGCCACCAGAAGTAATGGAATTTAAGAAAAGAAATTCTGAGTTTACAGCACTTCACTTGGCTATCAAGTATGGAAACCTTAAAGCAGCTGAGATGATGGTTAAGATGAACCAGAAGTTAACTCAGATACGCAATAGCGATGGACGGGTACCCCTAGCTTATGCTCTTGCGTATACTACAGGTGCACAGAAAGAGATAGTTGAGTACCTTTACTCTGTAACTAATGATGAGGACCCAAGTCCATTCTTGGGTCATGATGGTGCTAGCCTATTGTGTGATGCAATTAATCAAGAGTTTTACG ATATAGCGTCGTCTCTTGTCCACCGATTTCCAGCATTGGTTAGTACGAAGTCGAAGCGATCTAAGCATTATGGATTAGAAATACTTGTTGGGAAGCCGTCGACATTCTTAAGCGGAGCTAAGCTGACATGGTGGCAGCGTTGCATTTATTCAT TAATTCAAGTGGACATGGATGCTGCGCATGGCTACGACAGCCAAATAGATGACAAAAACACTTGCGGAATAGATGAAAGGAACGAAAGAGAAAATGGCAAATGTTCAGAGAGCACCGAATCAGACGAAGAGAACCCTTCACAAAGCATAAGGGCCAATATTGAGGATGCAGGGAACCCTTCAAAGAGCCCAGAAGGCATCATAGGAGATGAAGATCATCTTTCAGTGGGCTATGAAGTCCCCTTATCAACTAGTAAAGACCCATCAATAATCCAGTCCATCTCAATCCTCTCCATGCCTTACCTAATGCGAG TGCCTCAAATCAAACAATTGTACAACCAGAAGTTGATGCATCAACAGGCCCTCGCATTGGTCCAAAATATGTTAGGACAGCTCGGCGAAACAATGAACAAGAAAGAGATAGCAGAGTTTTTTGACAGTTCTACCGCCATCAAAGTAGCTATAAAGCATGGGTCCATGGAGTTTATAGAGGCGACCCTTGAGAAATTAGATTACCTAATTGGGCAAGAAATGGGAGGACTAACAATGATGCAAATGGCTGCTCAAGAACGAGATGATACTATTTTCAATTATTTAAGCGAAACCGCTGATATTATGGGGGGGAAAATGAGTCTATATTCTAAAGATGATAAAAGCTACAACACTCTCTTACACTATGCTGCAAAATTAGCGCCTTTGGCTAAACTCAATTTGTTTTCTGGTGCAGCTCTGCAGATGCAACGTGAATTACAGTGGTTCAAG ggCGTGGAAAGTATCCTACTCAAGAAAAAAAGGTTCAGCCCAAACATAGATGGAGATACAGCTCAGTCGATATTTACAGAGGAACATAAAGATTTAGTGGTGAAAGGCGAGAAATGGATGAAGGATACATCTGGATCTTGCATGGTAGTAGCTACCCTCATTGCTACTGTAGCATTCGCAGCTGCTTTTACTATCCCTGGAGGTAATATAAGTGATAGTAATAGCAGCAAAAACGGCACTCCAGTTTTCTTGGGAACTATATCATTTATCGTATTCGTGGTGGCTGATGCGTTAGCTCTATTTTCTTCGATCACTTCAGTACTTATGTTTTTAGCTTTATACACATCAAGGTATGCAGAAGAAGAATTCCTCACGTCCCTTCCACGAAAACTTGTTATAGGTCTTGGAACCTTATTCATATCCATGGCTACCATATTGGTAGCTTTTAGTGCAGCACTGTCCATTGCGCTTGAAGATAGGTGTGTCTGGGCACCAATTCCTATGGCGTTATTTAGTTGTGTTCCTGTGTTGCTATTTGTACTGCTGCAGTTGCCATTGTTTGTTGAAATTGTTCGTTCTGCGTACTGGGGTAGCCTCTTCTCAGAACATAGATATGTCCTACCTAGAGTTACTCAGTACAATGGTATAAAGAAAGATAGTTGA
- the LOC113335767 gene encoding uncharacterized protein LOC113335767 isoform X2, with protein MSVSESGNGDHQSHQEMVEIKTLLKVLVESQAKLLNSQLITQNQILDILQSICNTGSNYKNDDHKAFQNPSSSDCHKPQASILSPAALLTPEEDTANRSNAKAKVAENAKRTPSVVFEDITQALSDDDPKEQYQQPPFEHQLSDFTAYHETMERNLRSQGRKVMSKKYVLDGYKQLYYAACDGDWEKASKFFKNNPQAIREVITEELETPLHIAISKNHLVFIEEIIRLMPPEVMEFKKRNSEFTALHLAIKYGNLKAAEMMVKMNQKLTQIRNSDGRVPLAYALAYTTGAQKEIVEYLYSVTNDEDPSPFLGHDGASLLCDAINQEFYVIQVDMDAAHGYDSQIDDKNTCGIDERNERENGKCSESTESDEENPSQSIRANIEDAGNPSKSPEGIIGDEDHLSVGYEVPLSTSKDPSIIQSISILSMPYLMRVPQIKQLYNQKLMHQQALALVQNMLGQLGETMNKKEIAEFFDSSTAIKVAIKHGSMEFIEATLEKLDYLIGQEMGGLTMMQMAAQERDDTIFNYLSETADIMGGKMSLYSKDDKSYNTLLHYAAKLAPLAKLNLFSGAALQMQRELQWFKGVESILLKKKRFSPNIDGDTAQSIFTEEHKDLVVKGEKWMKDTSGSCMVVATLIATVAFAAAFTIPGGNISDSNSSKNGTPVFLGTISFIVFVVADALALFSSITSVLMFLALYTSRYAEEEFLTSLPRKLVIGLGTLFISMATILVAFSAALSIALEDRCVWAPIPMALFSCVPVLLFVLLQLPLFVEIVRSAYWGSLFSEHRYVLPRVTQYNGIKKDS; from the exons ATGTCTGTTAGTGAATCAGGTAATGGTGATCATCAATCTCACCAGGAAATGGTAGAGATTAAAACGTTACTTAAAGTTCTTGTTGAATCTCAAGCTAAGCTCTTAAACTCTCAATTAATTACTCAAAACCAGATATTAGATATTTTACAAAGCATTTGTAACACGGGTAGTAATTATAAAAATGATGATCATAAAGCTTTCCAGAACCCATCATCATCTGACTGTCATAAGCCGCAAG CTTCAATCTTGTCACCAGCAGCATTATTGACACCCGAAGAAGACACTGCCAACAGAAGCAACGCTAAAGCTAAAGTTGCAGAAAACGCGAAAAGGACACCATCAGTAGTGTTTGAAGACATCACACAGGCGTTATCTGATGATGATCCTAAAGAACAATATCAGCAGCCGCCGTTTGAACATCAACTTAGTGATTTCACAGCATATCATGAGACCATGGAGCGGAATCTTCGATCTC AGGGTCGTAAGGTGATGAGTAAAAAGTATGTTTTGGATGGATACAAGCAGCTGTACTATGCAGCATGTGATGGTGACTGGGAAAAAGCTAGTAAGTTTTTCAAAAACAATCCACAAGCGATTCGAGAAGTGATCACAGAAGAACTAGAAACACCACTGCATATAGCTATAAGCAAGAATCACTTGGTGTTTATAGAGGAGATTATCAGACTCATGCCACCAGAAGTAATGGAATTTAAGAAAAGAAATTCTGAGTTTACAGCACTTCACTTGGCTATCAAGTATGGAAACCTTAAAGCAGCTGAGATGATGGTTAAGATGAACCAGAAGTTAACTCAGATACGCAATAGCGATGGACGGGTACCCCTAGCTTATGCTCTTGCGTATACTACAGGTGCACAGAAAGAGATAGTTGAGTACCTTTACTCTGTAACTAATGATGAGGACCCAAGTCCATTCTTGGGTCATGATGGTGCTAGCCTATTGTGTGATGCAATTAATCAAGAGTTTTACG TAATTCAAGTGGACATGGATGCTGCGCATGGCTACGACAGCCAAATAGATGACAAAAACACTTGCGGAATAGATGAAAGGAACGAAAGAGAAAATGGCAAATGTTCAGAGAGCACCGAATCAGACGAAGAGAACCCTTCACAAAGCATAAGGGCCAATATTGAGGATGCAGGGAACCCTTCAAAGAGCCCAGAAGGCATCATAGGAGATGAAGATCATCTTTCAGTGGGCTATGAAGTCCCCTTATCAACTAGTAAAGACCCATCAATAATCCAGTCCATCTCAATCCTCTCCATGCCTTACCTAATGCGAG TGCCTCAAATCAAACAATTGTACAACCAGAAGTTGATGCATCAACAGGCCCTCGCATTGGTCCAAAATATGTTAGGACAGCTCGGCGAAACAATGAACAAGAAAGAGATAGCAGAGTTTTTTGACAGTTCTACCGCCATCAAAGTAGCTATAAAGCATGGGTCCATGGAGTTTATAGAGGCGACCCTTGAGAAATTAGATTACCTAATTGGGCAAGAAATGGGAGGACTAACAATGATGCAAATGGCTGCTCAAGAACGAGATGATACTATTTTCAATTATTTAAGCGAAACCGCTGATATTATGGGGGGGAAAATGAGTCTATATTCTAAAGATGATAAAAGCTACAACACTCTCTTACACTATGCTGCAAAATTAGCGCCTTTGGCTAAACTCAATTTGTTTTCTGGTGCAGCTCTGCAGATGCAACGTGAATTACAGTGGTTCAAG ggCGTGGAAAGTATCCTACTCAAGAAAAAAAGGTTCAGCCCAAACATAGATGGAGATACAGCTCAGTCGATATTTACAGAGGAACATAAAGATTTAGTGGTGAAAGGCGAGAAATGGATGAAGGATACATCTGGATCTTGCATGGTAGTAGCTACCCTCATTGCTACTGTAGCATTCGCAGCTGCTTTTACTATCCCTGGAGGTAATATAAGTGATAGTAATAGCAGCAAAAACGGCACTCCAGTTTTCTTGGGAACTATATCATTTATCGTATTCGTGGTGGCTGATGCGTTAGCTCTATTTTCTTCGATCACTTCAGTACTTATGTTTTTAGCTTTATACACATCAAGGTATGCAGAAGAAGAATTCCTCACGTCCCTTCCACGAAAACTTGTTATAGGTCTTGGAACCTTATTCATATCCATGGCTACCATATTGGTAGCTTTTAGTGCAGCACTGTCCATTGCGCTTGAAGATAGGTGTGTCTGGGCACCAATTCCTATGGCGTTATTTAGTTGTGTTCCTGTGTTGCTATTTGTACTGCTGCAGTTGCCATTGTTTGTTGAAATTGTTCGTTCTGCGTACTGGGGTAGCCTCTTCTCAGAACATAGATATGTCCTACCTAGAGTTACTCAGTACAATGGTATAAAGAAAGATAGTTGA
- the LOC113335767 gene encoding uncharacterized protein LOC113335767 isoform X1, with protein MSVSESGNGDHQSHQEMVEIKTLLKVLVESQAKLLNSQLITQNQILDILQSICNTGSNYKNDDHKAFQNPSSSDCHKPQASILSPAALLTPEEDTANRSNAKAKVAENAKRTPSVVFEDITQALSDDDPKEQYQQPPFEHQLSDFTAYHETMERNLRSQGRKVMSKKYVLDGYKQLYYAACDGDWEKASKFFKNNPQAIREVITEELETPLHIAISKNHLVFIEEIIRLMPPEVMEFKKRNSEFTALHLAIKYGNLKAAEMMVKMNQKLTQIRNSDGRVPLAYALAYTTGAQKEIVEYLYSVTNDEDPSPFLGHDGASLLCDAINQEFYDIASSLVHRFPALVSTKSKRSKHYGLEILVGKPSTFLSGAKLTWWQRCIYSLIQVDMDAAHGYDSQIDDKNTCGIDERNERENGKCSESTESDEENPSQSIRANIEDAGNPSKSPEGIIGDEDHLSVGYEVPLSTSKDPSIIQSISILSMPYLMRVPQIKQLYNQKLMHQQALALVQNMLGQLGETMNKKEIAEFFDSSTAIKVAIKHGSMEFIEATLEKLDYLIGQEMGGLTMMQMAAQERDDTIFNYLSETADIMGGKMSLYSKDDKSYNTLLHYAAKLAPLAKLNLFSGAALQMQRELQWFKGVESILLKKKRFSPNIDGDTAQSIFTEEHKDLVVKGEKWMKDTSGSCMVVATLIATVAFAAAFTIPGGNISDSNSSKNGTPVFLGTISFIVFVVADALALFSSITSVLMFLALYTSRYAEEEFLTSLPRKLVIGLGTLFISMATILVAFSAALSIALEDRCVWAPIPMALFSCVPVLLFVLLQLPLFVEIVRSAYWGSLFSEHRYVLPRVTQYNGIKKDS; from the exons ATGTCTGTTAGTGAATCAGGTAATGGTGATCATCAATCTCACCAGGAAATGGTAGAGATTAAAACGTTACTTAAAGTTCTTGTTGAATCTCAAGCTAAGCTCTTAAACTCTCAATTAATTACTCAAAACCAGATATTAGATATTTTACAAAGCATTTGTAACACGGGTAGTAATTATAAAAATGATGATCATAAAGCTTTCCAGAACCCATCATCATCTGACTGTCATAAGCCGCAAG CTTCAATCTTGTCACCAGCAGCATTATTGACACCCGAAGAAGACACTGCCAACAGAAGCAACGCTAAAGCTAAAGTTGCAGAAAACGCGAAAAGGACACCATCAGTAGTGTTTGAAGACATCACACAGGCGTTATCTGATGATGATCCTAAAGAACAATATCAGCAGCCGCCGTTTGAACATCAACTTAGTGATTTCACAGCATATCATGAGACCATGGAGCGGAATCTTCGATCTC AGGGTCGTAAGGTGATGAGTAAAAAGTATGTTTTGGATGGATACAAGCAGCTGTACTATGCAGCATGTGATGGTGACTGGGAAAAAGCTAGTAAGTTTTTCAAAAACAATCCACAAGCGATTCGAGAAGTGATCACAGAAGAACTAGAAACACCACTGCATATAGCTATAAGCAAGAATCACTTGGTGTTTATAGAGGAGATTATCAGACTCATGCCACCAGAAGTAATGGAATTTAAGAAAAGAAATTCTGAGTTTACAGCACTTCACTTGGCTATCAAGTATGGAAACCTTAAAGCAGCTGAGATGATGGTTAAGATGAACCAGAAGTTAACTCAGATACGCAATAGCGATGGACGGGTACCCCTAGCTTATGCTCTTGCGTATACTACAGGTGCACAGAAAGAGATAGTTGAGTACCTTTACTCTGTAACTAATGATGAGGACCCAAGTCCATTCTTGGGTCATGATGGTGCTAGCCTATTGTGTGATGCAATTAATCAAGAGTTTTACG ATATAGCGTCGTCTCTTGTCCACCGATTTCCAGCATTGGTTAGTACGAAGTCGAAGCGATCTAAGCATTATGGATTAGAAATACTTGTTGGGAAGCCGTCGACATTCTTAAGCGGAGCTAAGCTGACATGGTGGCAGCGTTGCATTTATTCAT TAATTCAAGTGGACATGGATGCTGCGCATGGCTACGACAGCCAAATAGATGACAAAAACACTTGCGGAATAGATGAAAGGAACGAAAGAGAAAATGGCAAATGTTCAGAGAGCACCGAATCAGACGAAGAGAACCCTTCACAAAGCATAAGGGCCAATATTGAGGATGCAGGGAACCCTTCAAAGAGCCCAGAAGGCATCATAGGAGATGAAGATCATCTTTCAGTGGGCTATGAAGTCCCCTTATCAACTAGTAAAGACCCATCAATAATCCAGTCCATCTCAATCCTCTCCATGCCTTACCTAATGCGAG TGCCTCAAATCAAACAATTGTACAACCAGAAGTTGATGCATCAACAGGCCCTCGCATTGGTCCAAAATATGTTAGGACAGCTCGGCGAAACAATGAACAAGAAAGAGATAGCAGAGTTTTTTGACAGTTCTACCGCCATCAAAGTAGCTATAAAGCATGGGTCCATGGAGTTTATAGAGGCGACCCTTGAGAAATTAGATTACCTAATTGGGCAAGAAATGGGAGGACTAACAATGATGCAAATGGCTGCTCAAGAACGAGATGATACTATTTTCAATTATTTAAGCGAAACCGCTGATATTATGGGGGGGAAAATGAGTCTATATTCTAAAGATGATAAAAGCTACAACACTCTCTTACACTATGCTGCAAAATTAGCGCCTTTGGCTAAACTCAATTTGTTTTCTGGTGCAGCTCTGCAGATGCAACGTGAATTACAGTGGTTCAAG ggCGTGGAAAGTATCCTACTCAAGAAAAAAAGGTTCAGCCCAAACATAGATGGAGATACAGCTCAGTCGATATTTACAGAGGAACATAAAGATTTAGTGGTGAAAGGCGAGAAATGGATGAAGGATACATCTGGATCTTGCATGGTAGTAGCTACCCTCATTGCTACTGTAGCATTCGCAGCTGCTTTTACTATCCCTGGAGGTAATATAAGTGATAGTAATAGCAGCAAAAACGGCACTCCAGTTTTCTTGGGAACTATATCATTTATCGTATTCGTGGTGGCTGATGCGTTAGCTCTATTTTCTTCGATCACTTCAGTACTTATGTTTTTAGCTTTATACACATCAAGGTATGCAGAAGAAGAATTCCTCACGTCCCTTCCACGAAAACTTGTTATAGGTCTTGGAACCTTATTCATATCCATGGCTACCATATTGGTAGCTTTTAGTGCAGCACTGTCCATTGCGCTTGAAGATAGGTGTGTCTGGGCACCAATTCCTATGGCGTTATTTAGTTGTGTTCCTGTGTTGCTATTTGTACTGCTGCAGTTGCCATTGTTTGTTGAAATTGTTCGTTCTGCGTACTGGGGTAGCCTCTTCTCAGAACATAGATATGTCCTACCTAGAGTTACTCAGTACAATGGTATAAAGAAAGATAGTTGA
- the LOC113335596 gene encoding zinc finger BED domain-containing protein RICESLEEPER 2-like, producing MSSVQEQELPEPDHYNDVMSGDGQDDDDDAEMLDSVNEDPTVGCAPTPVARGKKNRLRSEVWEFFKLVKYKDGTTKGVCKACNVGYKYESQRGGTSAMKRHKCLKRQSMDVGQMMLAASQNSQLSTRRICLTSDMWTSVTTTGYISLTAHYVDQDWILQKKLLNFCPLPPPHTGLTKIDPAVLKIRATVKSLKKSQVRKQKFLDIVGTFGMSGLKRGIRQDVKTRWNSTYLMLDSCILYKPVFSHLKLVDSDYEDCPTNEEWEQIEVVTKFLKVFHELTKIFSGSKYPTSNLYFERICQVQVLLKKESRSNLEFIRNMVKEMQEKFDSYWKELSPILAMAVVLDPRSKMNFVKFTYSKLYADERELERQVNKVHNNIKALFNEYYTLSCSRASNSCAAQNLGVQNGGNFVVQEGSDFFQEYVATQERGGNVLTDLSELDEYLGETYRGCLNSLDILNYWKNHEQQYPVLSRMAGDILSIPISTVASESAFSIGGRVIDRFRSSLLPENAEALITTRDWEYGIGKEDMDEDNVIVEEDVLGFEPDAVEDGAVEDVEEIHIE from the exons atgtcaagtgtacaagaacaagagTTACCAGAACCAGACCATTACAACGATGTTATGAGTGGTGAcggtcaagatgatgatgatgatgctgagATGCTAGATTCTGTGAATGAGGATCCAACTGTTGGTTGTGCACCTACACCAGTTGCACGTGGAAAGAAAAATAGACTTAGATCCGAAGTTTGGGAATTTTTTAAACTTGTTAAGTATAAAGATGGTACAACGAAGGGGGTGTGCAAGGCTTGTAATGTAGGATATAAATATGAAAGCCAAAGAGGTGGAACCTCAGCCATGAAAAGGCATAAGTGCCTTAAACGTCAGTCTATGGATGTAGGGCAGATGATGTTAGCAGCTTCACAGAATAGCCAGTTGTCTACCC GTAGGAtatgtctaacatcagacatgtggactTCTGTAACAACTACTGGATATATAAGCTTAACTGCGCACTATGTTGATCAAGATTGGATATTGCAAAAGAAGCTTCTGAATTTCTGTCcccttccaccacctcatacag GACTTACGAAGATTGATCCAGCTGTGCTTAAGATTCGAGCGACAGTAAAGTCCCTTAAAAAGtcccaagtaagaaaacaaaagttcttggaCATTGTTGGTACTTTTGGAATGTCTGGACTGAAAAGAGGTATTCGGCAAGACGTAAAGACAAG gtggaattcaacttatcttatGTTAGATAGTTGTATCTTGTATAAGCCAGTTTTCTCTCATTTGAAGTTGGTGGATTCAGACTATGAAGACTGTCCAACTAATGAAGAATGGGAACAAATTGAAGTAGTCACAAAGTTTCTCAAGGTGTTTCATGAACTCACAAAGATAttttctggtagtaagtatcctacttCCAATCTGTATTTTGAAAGAATTTGTCAAGTTCAGGTGTTACTAAAGAAAGAGAGCAGAAGTAATCTTGAATTCATTAGGAACATGGTAAAAGAGATGCAAGAAAAATTTGATAGTTATTGGAAGGAGTTGAGTCCTATATTGGCTATGGcagttgtgttagatcctagatcgAAAATGAATTTTGTGAAATTTACTTACTCCAAGTTGTATGCTGATGAGAGAGAATTAGAACGTCAAGTTAATAAAGTCCATAATAATATAAAAGCACTTTTTAATGAGTATTACACCCTGTCATGTTCAAGAGCTTCCAACAGTTGTGCAGCTCAAAATTTGGGTGTTCAAAATGGTGGGAATTTTGTTGTCCAAGAAGGGAGTGACTTTTTTCAG GAATATGTTGCAACACAGGAACGTGGTGGTAATGTATTAACTGACTTGTCAGAGTTAGATGAATATCTTGGCGAGACGTACAGAGGTTGTCTAAATTCACTCGACATCCTAAATTATTGGAAGAACCATGAACAACAATATCCAGTACTTTCAAGAATGGCAGGGGAtattttgtcaattcctatttcaaccgtCGCATCGGAGTCTGCATTTAGCATTGGAGGAAGGGTGATTGATCGATTTCGCAGttccttattacctgaaaatgctgaggcgttaataacaactcgtgattgggaaTATGGAATTG gaaaagaagatatggatgagGACAATGTGATTGTTGAAGAagatgtattaggatttgaacctgacgcagtggaggatggggcagtggaggatgtggaggaa attcatattgaatag
- the LOC113335597 gene encoding uncharacterized protein LOC113335597, translated as MVDIISPMQSAYVPGRLISENICLAQDLVKIMKKKRGRNGHLALKMDMSKAFDRLEWVFLDGVLKQFGFCDKFRHLIQQYISTTTIEIMIDGSPSSSFSPTRGIRQGDPFSPYLFILAMEAFSRQLHHFENTIQLTGMKISRSAPKINHLLFADDCLLFCKANLVQTNNLLQVIENFSACSGQLINFHKSVVFFSKNTSPSSAQIISGNLQVRQLSINVEKYLGLPFFVGRNKRIPFSNLQKKMESRLSKWVSVNVSEAGSFKLPDATINYLNYSQQIFWRNKKTNKGKPAISWKKVSKSKEEGGLGFRDLKLFNRALLAKSAWRLCTDETSMCALSLKAKYFPDGKVFNIKDNPNSTWSWRSISFEIMFIKKHSCWSIGNDHKIKIWSYRWISDLPDPPAPKNGVQDYQNYTYLHELFTDSGGWNYSLIFSLFEAITTRLILNLSIHPQHEDRLVWTLENNGKFTVKSAYRRMFEDHNIVQTVGQRMKKIFKRMWKVPLLPRITYFLWKCLQDILQTRDKLTYAIQDGNYGCPMCTQTLETSSHIILHCHFSRAVWFAVLGLHIQGDANMVDWFINWFDKLSANQIQCKLEIDLFLRKTPRLSAQIPKQCRVNLHWSPPPLDAFKINVDGSFHYDIKNGGIGIIVRDFAGVHKGSRCIYSEAAWIPEHVECKDLWEAV; from the exons ATGGTAGATATTATATCTCCAATGCAATCTGCATATGTGCCTGGGAGactaatttctgaaaatatttgtCTTGCTCAAGATCTAGtaaagataatgaagaagaaaagaggtaGAAATGGCCATTTAGCCCTCAAAATGGATATGTCTAAAGCATTTGATAGGCTGGAGTGGGTTTTTCTTGATGGCGTTCTTAAACAATTTGGTTTCTGTGATAAATTTCGTCATCTCATACAACAGTACATCAGCACCACAACTATTGAGATTATGATAGATGGATCACCTTCTTCATCTTTCAGTCCTACAAGGGGTATCAGGCAAGGAGACCCTTTCTCTCCTTACCTATTTATCCTAGCCATGGAAGCTTTTTCAAGACAACTACATCACTTTGAAAATACCATACAATTGACAGGAATGAAGATTTCAAGATCTGCTCCTAAAATAAATCATCTtttgtttgcagatgattgcttgtTATTCTGCAAGGCCAACCTAGTACAAACAAATAACTTGCTTCAAGTTATAGAGAATTTCAGTGCTTGTTCTGGTCAACTCATTAATTTTCATAAATCTGTTGTTTTCTTCAGTAAAAATACAAGTCCTTCAAGTGCTCAAATTATCTCTGGGAATCTTCAAGTGAGACAGTTAAGCATCAATGTAGAAAAATACTTGGGATTACCATTTTTTGTTGGTAGAAATAAGAGAATCCCCTTCTctaatctacaaaaaaaaatggaatccAGACTTTCTAAATGGGTTTCTGTCAATGTTTCTGAAGCAGGCAG CTTCAAATTGCCAGATGCTACTATCAACTACTTAAATTATTCTCAACAAATTTTTTGgagaaacaagaaaacaaataaagGAAAGCCTGCAATCTCTTGGAAAAAGGTAAGTAAATCCAAAGAAGAAGGTGGATTGGGATTTAGAGATCTCAAACTCTTTAATAGAGCCTTACTTGCAAAATCAGCTTGGAGACTATGCACAGATGAAACTTCTATGTGCGCATTGTCTCTTAAAGCTAAATATTTCCCTGATGGAAAGGTTTTCAATATCAAAGATAACCCTAATTCTACTTGGTCTTGGAGGAGTATAAGCTTTGAGATTATGTTTATCAAAAAACACAGTTGTTGGAGTATAGGGAATGACCACAAAATCAAGATATGGAGTTATAGATGGATTTCAGATTTACCTGATCCACCTGCCCCTAAAAATGGTGTACAAGATTATCAAAATTATACTTATCTTCATGAACTGTTCACTGATTCTGGTGGGTGGAACTATTCTCTAATATTCTCTTTATTTGAAGCTATAACAACAAGATTAATTCTCAACTTATCAATTCATCCTCAGCATGAAGATAGGCTTGTTTGGACTCTAGAAAATAATGGGAAGTTTACTGTAAAATCTGCATATAGAAGAATGTTTGAAGATCATAATATTGTCCAGACTGTTGGCCAAAGGATGAAGAAAATCTTTAAAAGAATGTGGAAAGTGCCACTGCTCCCAAGGATAACTTATTTCCTCTGGAAATGTCTGCAAGACATTCTTCAAACCAGAGACAAGTTGACGTATGCTATTCAGGATGGTAATTATGGCTGTCCTATGTGTACACAAACACTTGAGACTTCTTCTCACATCATCCTACACTGCCACTTCTCTAGAGCAGTATGGTTTGCGGTTCTTGGCCTTCATATTCAAGGTGATGCTAATATGGtagattggttcatcaactggttCGATAAACTCTCAGCTAACCAGATTCA ATGCAAGCTAGAAATTGATCTTTTTCTAAGGAAAACTCCTAGACTGTCTGCACAAATTCCTAAACAGTGTAGAGTTAATCTACACTGGAGTCCCCCTCCTTTAGATGCTTTTAAAATCAATGTTGATGGCTCTTTCCATTATGATATTAAAAATGGTGGCATTGGTATTATAGTGCGTGATTTTGCAGGTGTGCATAAGGGATCCAGATGCATCTACTCAGAAGCTGCGTGGATTCCAGAGCATGTAGAATGTAAAGATCTATGGGAAGCTGTCTAG